One window of the Rosa rugosa chromosome 3, drRosRugo1.1, whole genome shotgun sequence genome contains the following:
- the LOC133738382 gene encoding copper-transporting ATPase PAA2, chloroplastic encodes MMNTILTRASLSPDPKLLFSYTTNSNVDRFAFNFKPHLPIRRRLPHRRHLRQQSNPNFTLSSCLQAAAAPNHIATAAAPIQEEASVLLDVSGMMCGGCVSRVKSVLSADDRVHSVAVNMLTETAAIKLRPEVEGGAEAVAESLAGRLTECGFAARRRASGMGVTESVRKWKEMVKKKEEMLVKSSNRVILAWTLVALCCGSHASHILHSLGIHIAHGSYMDVLHNSYVKGGLAMAALLGPGRDLLFDGLRAFKKGSPNMNSLVGFGSLAAFTISAVSLLNPELQWDAAFFDEPVMLLGFVLLGRSLEERARIRASSDMNELLSLINTQSRLVIASSENDSSSDTVLGSDAICIEVPTDDVRVGDSVLVLPGETIPVDGRVLAGRSVVDESMLTGESLPVFKEKELTVSAGTINWDGPLRIEATSTGSNSMISKIVRMVEDAQGHEAPIQRLADSIAGPFVYTIMTLSATTFAFWYYIGTHIFPDVLLNDIAGPDGDSLLLSLKLAVDVLVVSCPCALGLATPTAILVGTSLGARQGLLVRGADVLERLASIDHIALDKTGTLTEGKPAVSSIASFKYKDSEILQIAAAVESTASHPIADAILNKAKSLELSIPVTKRQLTEPGFGTLAEVDGLLVAVGSLEWVHERFQRRTDRSDISNLEHAVHQSSEGITPSNYSKTIVYVGREGEGIIGAIAISDSLREDAEFTVTRLQQKGIRTVLFSGDRKEAVATIAKLVGIEKEFIKSSLTPQGKSGAISSLKAAGHHVAMVGDGINDAPSLALADVGIALQIEGQENAASNAASIILLGNKLSQVVDALELAQAAMGKVYQNLSWAVAYNVIAIPIAAGVLLPQYDFAMTPSLSGGMMALSSIFVVTNSLLLQLHKSESARKN; translated from the exons ATGATGAATACTATTCTGACCAGAGCCTCTCTCTCGCCGGACCCGAAGCTCCTGTTCAGCTACACCACCAACTCCAATGTCGACCGCTTCgccttcaacttcaagcctcaCCTCCCGATACGCCGTCGTCTCCCTCATCGCCGTCATCTCCGGCAGCAGTCGAACCCTAATTTCACTCTCTCCAGCTGCCTGCAGGCCGCCGCGGCCCCAAATCATATCGCCACGGCGGCGGCGCCGATTCAGGAGGAGGCGTCGGTGCTGCTCGACGTCTCCGGGATGATGTGCGGCGGCTGTGTTTCGCGAGTCAAGTCGGTGCTGTCTGCGGACGACCGAGTCCACTCGGTGGCGGTCAACATGTTGACCGAGACGGCAGCGATTAAGCTGAGGCCGGAGGTTGAAGGTGGAGCGGAGGCCGTGGCGGAGAGCTTGGCCGGAAGGTTGACGGAGTGCGGATTCGCGGCAAGGAGGAGGGCTTCCGGGATGGGAGTGACGGAGAGTGTGAGAAAGTGGAAGGAGatggtgaagaagaaggaggagatgCTGGTGAAGAGTAGCAACCGAGTCATTTTGGCTTGGACTCTGGTGGCCTTGTGCTGTGGATCACACGCTTCCCACATTTTGCATTCTCTGGGAATTCACATTGCTCATG GATCGTATATGGATGTGCTCCATAATTCGTATGTGAAGGGTGGTTTGGCTATGGCAGCTTTGTTGGGACCCGGACGAG ACTTGCTTTTTGATGGTTTGAGGGCTTTCAAAAAAGGATCACCCAATATGAATTCTCTTGTGGGATTTGGATCCCTGGCTGCTTTTACAATTAGTGCG GTCTCTCTTCTTAACCCTGAACTTCAATGGGATGCAGCCTTCTTTGATGAGCCG GTCATGCTTCTTGGTTTTGTGCTCCTAGGACGTTCTCTTGAAGAAAGGGCAAGGATCAGGGCATCTAGTGATATGAACGAACTCTTG TCACTGATAAACACTCAATCAAGACTTGTAATTGCATCCTCAGAAAATGATTCCTCCAGTGACACTGTACTTGGCTCCGATGCAATTTGCATTGAGGTCCCAACTGATGATGTTCGTGTGGGAGATTCTGTGTTGGTATTGCCAGGAGAAACTATACCCGTGGAT GGAAGAGTTCTGGCTGGAAGAAGTGTTGTGGATGAGTCCATGCTCACAGGAGAATCGCTTCCTGTATTTAAGGAAAAAGAACTTACCGTCTCAGCTGGAACAATAAATTGG GATGGTCCTCTGAGGATTGAAGCAACTTCAACTGGCTCCAATTCAATGATTTCCAAGATTGTTCGCATG GTTGAGGATGCTCAAGGCCATGAAGCACCAATACAAAGGCTTGCTGATTCAATAGCTGGACCTTTTGTATACACTATAATGACTCTCTCAGCTACAACATTTGCTTTTTG GTACTACATTGGAACTCATATTTTTCCTGATGTTTTGCTCAATGATATTGCTGGGCCAGATGGAGATTCATTGCTGTTGAGCTTGAAACTAGCTGTGGATGTCTTG GTAGTTTCTTGCCCTTGTGCACTGGGTCTTGCAACACCCACAGCAATCCTAGTTGGCACTTCTCTTG GAGCAAGGCAAGGACTCCTTGTGAGAGGAGCAGATGTATTGGAACGCTTGGCCAGTATAGATCATATTGCTTTAGACAAG ACAGGAACCCTCACTGAAGGAAAACCTGCTGTTTCTAGCATTGCTTCTTTCAAGTATAAAGACTCAGAAATTCTTCAAATAGCTGCTGCTGTAGAGAGTACAGCATCACATCCAATTGCTGATGCTATCTTAAACAAAGCCAAATCATTGGAGTTGAGTATCCCAGTCACAAAAAGGCAATTAACAGAACCAGGTTTTGGAACATTAGCAGAAGTAGATGGCCTTTTGGTTGCAGTGGGTTCTTTGGAATGGGTTCATGAGCGTTTCCAGAGAAGAACAGATCGATCTGACATTTCAAACCTAGAGCATGCCGTGCATCAATCATCAGAAGGCATAACACCCTCAAATTATTCAAAAACAATTGTATACGTTGGACGTGAAGGGGAAGGTATCATCGGTGCTATTGCAATATCCGACAGCCTGCGGGAAGATGCTGAGTTTACTGTAACTAG ACTCCAGCAGAAGGGTATCAGAACTGTCCTGTTTTCTGGGGACAGGAAAGAGGCAGTTGCAACTATAGCAAAATTAGTTGGAATAGAAAAGGAATTTATCAAGTCATCGTTGACTCCACAGGGAAAATCTGGAGCTATTTCTAGTCTTAAAGCTGCAGGGCATCATGTTGCAATG GTTGGTGATGGCATAAATGATGCACCTTCTTTGGCTCTTGCCGACGTTGGGATTGCTCTTCAGATTGAGGGACAAGAAAATGCTGCTTCAAATGCTGCATCGATTATACTACTTGGAAACAAATTATCACAA GTTGTAGATGCACTGGAACTTGCACAGGCAGCAATGGGAAAAGTGTATCAAAATTTATCTTGGGCTGTTGCATACAACGTAATTGCCATCCCCATTGCTGCTGGAGTACTGCTTCCTCAATATGATTTTGCCATGACACCATCACTTTCTG GTGGGATGATGGCCTTGAGCTCGATATTTGTAGTAACCAACTCTTTGCTTCTACAGCTTCATAAGTCTGAAAGTGCTAGGAAGAATTAG
- the LOC133739122 gene encoding uncharacterized protein LOC133739122, translated as MEPGATRRTSRFSSYERLVAIGLALLAVLSPLYIDRTTVDDSELDLQEPINFAAWLPLLLVVLILAITLSLYLDRSFTRFDPYWIYRVGGSSSGIIITLLVLALVLKCKASVWNREA; from the coding sequence ATGGAGCCTGGAGCTACAAGGAGGACGAGCCGATTTTCTTCATATGAGAGGTTGGTCGCCATCGGGTTGGCACTTCTAGCTGTGCTTTCTCCTCTCTATATTGACCGCACAACAGTAGATGATTCAGAACTGGACTTGCAAGAGCCCATCAATTTTGCTGCTTGGCTGCCCCTGCTGCTCGTGGTGTTGATCTTGGCCATCACTTTGTCGCTTTACTTGGACCGAAGCTTTACCAGGTTCGATCCTTACTGGATTTACAGAGTTGGCGGTTCTTCGAGTGGTATTATAATAACCCTCCTGGTTCTGGCGTTAGTTTTGAAGTGTAAAGCTTCTGTTTGGAACCGGGAGGCTTAA
- the LOC133736763 gene encoding LRR receptor-like serine/threonine-protein kinase ERECTA isoform X1 → MAFRFDLLLLLGLLVCVSFGNVDSDEGATLLEIKKSFRDVDNVLYDWRDSPSLDYCVWRGVTCDNVTFNVIALNLSGLNLDGEISPAIGNLKGLQSIDLRGNRLSGQIPDEIGDCSSLRYLDLSFNEIYGDIPFSISKLKQLESIMLKNNQLIGPLPSTLSQIPNLKMLDLAQNNLSGEIPRLIYWNEVLQYLGLRGNNLVGKLSPDMCQLTGLWYFDVRNNSLSGSIPQNIGNCTAFQVLDLSYNQLTGEIPFNIGFLQVATLSLQGNQLSGPIPSVIGLMQALAVLDLSGNMLSGPIPPILGNLTYTEKLYLHANKLTGSIPPELGQMAQLHYLVLNDNHITGQIPPELGKLTNLFDLNVANNNLQGPIPDNISSCTNLNTLNVHGNRLNGTIPPALQRLESMTYLNLSSNNLRGSIPIELSRIGNLDTLDLSNNKFSGSIPSSLGDLEHLLKLNLSRNHMTGFIPAEFGNLRSVVDIDLSNNWLTGMIPQELSQLQNLFSLRLEHNNISGEVVSLINCLSLAVLNVSYNNLAGDIPTSNNFSRFSPDSFVGNPDLCGYWLNSPCHESRPTERVALSKAAILGIALGALVILLMILIAACRPYHPTPFLDGTLDKPAVNYSTPKLVILNMNMALHVYEDIMRMTENLSEKYIIGYGASSTVYKCVLKNCKPVAIKRLYSHYPQCLKEFETELGTVGSIKHRNLVSLQGYSLSSSGNLLFYDYMENGSLWDLLHGPTTKKKKLDWEARIQIALGAAQGLAYLHHDCSPRIIHRDVKSSNILLDKDFEAHLTDFGIAKSLCTSKTHTSTCVMGTIGYIDPEYARTSRLTEKSDVYSYGIVLLELLTGRKAVDNECNLHQLILSKTANNAVMETVDPEITATCMDLGAVKKVFQLALLCTKRQPTDRPTMHEITRVLGSLVPSPTLPKQATLNPPSTTLSSVKAPCYMDEYANLKTPHMLNCPSMSTSDAQLFLKFGEVISQNSE, encoded by the exons ATGGCGTTTCGTTTTGACTTGTTGCTGCTTCTGGGTTTGCTCGTTTGTGTGAGCTTTGGTAATGTGGATTCAGATGAAG GAGCAACACTGCTGGAGATAAAGAAGTCGTTTAGGGATGTGGACAATGTTCTATACGACTGGAGAGACTCACCTTCTTTAGACTATTGTGTTTGGAGAGGCGTCACATGTGACAATGTCACCTTCAATGTCATAGCACT CAATCTATCAGGTCTAAATCTTGATGGAGAAATCTCACCTGCAATAGGAAATCTCAAGGGCCTCCAGTCCAT TGATTTGAGAGGGAACCGACTTTCAGGCCAGATCCCAGATGAGATTGGTGACTGTTCGTCGCTGAGATACCT GGACCTGTCCTTCAATGAGATATATGGAGACATCCCATTTTCAATATCCAAGTTGAAGCAACTGGAAAGCAT AATGTTGAAAAATAATCAGTTGATTGGACCACTCCCTTCAACACTGTCCCAGATTCCGAACCTGAAGATGTT AGACCTAGCCCAGAATAATCTCAGTGGGGAAATACCAAGGCTTATTTACTGGAATGAAGTTCTGCAATATCT TGGTTTGCGAGGGAACAATTTAGTTGGGAAACTTTCTCCAGATATGTGCCAGTTAACTGGGTTATGGTATTT TGATGTGCGAAACAACAGTTTGAGTGGTAGTATTCCTCAAAATATAGGGAACTGCACTGCCTTCCAAGTCTT GGACCTGTCCTATAACCAGCTAACTGGAGAGATTCCTTTCAACATTGGGTTCCTGCAAGTAGCCACCTT ATCATTGCAGGGTAATCAACTTTCTGGGCCTATCCCTTCCGTTATTGGCCTGATGCAGGCACTCGCTGTATT AGATTTGAGTGGCAACATGCTAAGTGGACCGATTCCTCCTATTCTGGGGAATTTGACTTATACAGAGAAATT GTACTTGCATGCCAACAAGCTTACAGGATCAATTCCCCCAGAGCTCGGACAAATGGCACAGCTTCATTATTT GGTGTTGAATGATAACCATATTACTGGACAAATTCCACCTGAACTTGGGAAGCTTACCAACTTGTTTGATCT AAATGTTGCTAACAACAATCTTCAAGGGCCTATCCCTGATAATATTAGCTCATGTACAAATCTCAACACCCT CAATGTGCATGGGAACAGATTGAATGGAACCATCCCGCCTGCTCTCCAGAGGCTGGAGAGTATGACTTATCT aaatctGTCCTCCAACAATCTTCGTGGCTCAATACCAATTGAGCTATCTCGGATTGGCAATTTGGATACTTT GGATCTTTCTAATAACAAGTTCAGTGGATCCATACCTTCTTCGCTTGGTGATTTGGAACATCTTCTTAAGCT GAATTTGAGTAGAAATCATATGACAGGATTTATTCCAGCAGAGTTTGGTAATCTAAGGAGTGTTGTGGACAT AGATCTTTCAAATAATTGGCTCACAGGAATGATTCCTCAGGAGCTCAGTCAGCTGCAGAATTTGTTCTCACT GAGGCTAGAGCATAACAATATATCAGGGGAAGTGGTGTCTTTGATCAATTGCCTCAGTCTTGCAGTGCT AAATGTGTCTTATAACAACCTGGCGGGAGATATTCCCACATCCAATAACTTCTCAAGGTTTTCACCCGACAG CTTTGTTGGAAATCCTGATCTTTGTGGCTATTGGCTCAATTCTCCGTGTCATGAGTCCCGTCCAACAGAGAGAG TTGCATTATCTAAAGCGGCTATCCTGGGAATTGCTCTTGGTGCCCTTGTGATTCTTCTCATGATCCTTATTGCCGCCTGCCGCCCTTACCATCCAACTCCTTTTCTTGACGGTACACTTGACAAACCAG CAGTCAATTACTCAACACCAAAGCTAGTGATTCTTAACATGAATATGGCACTTCATGTGTATGAGGATATCATGAGGATGACTGAAAACTTGAGTGAGAAGTATATAATTGGTTATGGCGCATCAAGCACGGTATACAAATGTGTTCTTAAGAATTGTAAGCCAGTGGCGATCAAGAGACTCTACTCTCATTATCCACAGTGCTTGAAGGAATTTGAGACAGAACTTGGAACAGTTGGCAGCATCAAGCATCGAAATCTAGTCAGCCTCCAAGGATACTCCTTGTCATCTTCTGGAAACCTTCTCTTTTATGATTACATGGAAAATGGCAGTCTCTGGGATCTCCTTCATG GCCCAactaccaagaagaagaagcttgaCTGGGAAGCTCGTATCCAGATAGCACTCGGAGCAGCCCAAGGGCTTGCCTATCTCCATCATGATTGTAGTCCACGTATCATACACAGGGATGTAAAGTCGTCTAACATTCTGTTGGACAAGGATTTCGAGGCTCATTTAACTGATTTTGGTATTGCCAAGAGCTTATGCACGTCAAAGACCCATACATCTACTTGCGTAATGGGCACCATTGGCTACATAGACCCTGAGTATGCTCGAACTTCCCGCCTCACTGAGAAGTCGGACGTTTATAGTTATGGGATTGTCCTGCTGGAGTTGCTAACAGGAAGGAAGGCTGTAGACAATGAATGCAATCTCCATCAATTG ATCTTATCAAAGACAGCGAACAATGCTGTGATGGAAACTGTTGATCCAGAGATCACGGCCACATGCATGGACCTTGGAGCAGTGAAGAAGGTTTTTCAGCTTGCACTCCTATGCACAAAGAGGCAGCCAACAGACCGGCCAACTATGCATGAAATAACACGAGTTTTGGGTAGCCTTGTGCCATCACCTACACTGCCGAAACAAGCAACCCTCAATCCTCCATCCACTACACTCTCATCTGTCAAAGCGCCGTGCTACATGGATGAGTATGCAAACCTCAAAACCCCACACATGCTCAATTGCCCATCTATGAGTACCTCAGACGCTCAGCTCTTTCTCAAGTTTGGAGAGGTAATTTCTCAGAACAGTGAGTGA
- the LOC133739119 gene encoding ylmG homolog protein 2, chloroplastic produces MAQSELASATESPKSLPPTPHFTPYFSMLLSPTNFAPFLRSSSPSSSSSKKPSFVLPDIQSSIASATHNCLELLHSLASQNPFLNKLISFHGEFQSFCHQVQTTRYRKLKSLSTHNFAAVLPGDSVAGLVVANGVSNFLNLYNTLLVCRLVLTWFPNSPPAIVGPLSTICDPYLNIFRGLIPPLGGTLDLSPILAFLVLNAFTSTAAALPAELPASPAASQELGASSATGITHLTTPQKKWITRLQGSNTKS; encoded by the exons ATGGCTCAGAGCGAGTTGGCCTCCGCCACTGAGTCCCCAAAATCATTGCCGCCCACTCCACATTTTACTCCATACTTCTCAATGCTACTCTCCCCAACCAATTTCGCACCATTTCTCAGATCATCATCCccctcctcatcttcttccaaGAAGCCCAGTTTTGTTCTTCCCGATATTCAATCTTCCATCGCTTCCGCAACCCACAACTGCCTCGAATTGCTCCACTCACTGGCTTCGCAGAACCCTTTTCTCAACAAACTAATCTCCTTCCATGGCGAATTCCAGAGTTTCTGCCACCAG GTTCAGACTACGAGGTACAGGAAGTTGAAGAGTTTATCTACTCACAATTTCGCGGCGGTTTTACCTGGGGACTCGGTGGCCGGACTTGTCGTTGCAAATGGGGTCTCCAACTTCTTGAACTTATACAACACTCTATTGGTCTGCAGGCTTGTGTTGACCTGGTTCCCAAACTCCCCTCCTGCCATTGTAGGCCCTCTCAG TACAATATGTGACCCTTACTTGAACATATTTCGGGGGCTAATCCCGCCACTCGGAGGCACATTGGATCTCTCTCCCATTCTGGCATTCTTGGTTCTAAATGCCTTTACAAGCACAGCCGCCGCGCTACCGGCCGAGCTTCCAGCATCACCGGCAGCTTCCCAAGAACTCGGTGCTTCTTCTGCTACTGGAATTACTCACCTCACTACGCCGCAGAAGAAATGGATCACAAGGCTTCAGGGTAGCAACACAAAGAGCTGA
- the LOC133739121 gene encoding uncharacterized protein LOC133739121 produces the protein MAMAIWVLLVSLLVVSVSAATQMKVTNNPADELVAVLNANRTAHKSSSLYDNPGLACIALQYIKAYEGDCGAVGGPDAKKPADSEFVEAFAPNCGIQVSTLSPITGRLLGCETKYVHAAEAFSNILIESSKSLDILYNKNHTEVGAAVSGSDGGSPYFWCVLFSGGKTNSSFVAEGGVVKITRPGCFSGADDECSGAYDWSRSSRVWAFFTTALIAMGFAFGL, from the exons ATGGCAATGGCCATATGGGTTCTTTTGGTTTCTCTTCTTGTTGTCTCTGTTTCTGCTGCTACTCAAA TGAAAGTTACTAATAACCCTGCGGATGAGTTAGTGGCTGTTCTTAACGCTAACAGAACTGCACACAAATCATCTTCCCTCTATGACAACCCTGGATTGGCCTGCATTGCCTTGCAGTACATAAAAGCGTACGAAGGTGACTGCGGTGCTGTAGGAGGTCCAGATGCCAAGAAGCCAGCTGATTCCGAGTTTGTTGAAGCTTTTGCTCCAAACTGTGGTATCCAAGTCTCAACCCTCTCTCCAATTACCGGTCGTTTACTTGGCTGTGAGACTAAATATGTCCACGCTGCCGAAGCGTTTTCAAACATCTTGATTGAAAGCAGTAAGAGCTTGGACATTCTCTACAATAAGAACCACACTGAAGTCGGAGCTGCCGTGAGTGGCAGCGATGGCGGTTCTCCATATTTCTGGTGTGTGTTGTTCAGCGGCGGCAAAACTAACAGCAGCTTTGTTGCCGAGGGAGGTGTGGTTAAGATAACAAGACCTGGATGCTTTAGTGGTGCGGATGACGAGTGCAGTGGTGCTTATGATTGGTCTAGAAGCAGTCGTGTGTGGGCATTTTTCACCACAGCTCTGATTGCAATGGGGTTTGCCTTTGGATTATGA
- the LOC133736763 gene encoding LRR receptor-like serine/threonine-protein kinase ERECTA isoform X2, producing MAFRFDLLLLLGLLVCVSFGNVDSDEGATLLEIKKSFRDVDNVLYDWRDSPSLDYCVWRGVTCDNVTFNVIALNLSGLNLDGEISPAIGNLKGLQSIDLRGNRLSGQIPDEIGDCSSLRYLDLSFNEIYGDIPFSISKLKQLESIMLKNNQLIGPLPSTLSQIPNLKMLDLAQNNLSGEIPRLIYWNEVLQYLGLRGNNLVGKLSPDMCQLTGLWYFDVRNNSLSGSIPQNIGNCTAFQVLDLSYNQLTGEIPFNIGFLQVATLSLQGNQLSGPIPSVIGLMQALAVLDLSGNMLSGPIPPILGNLTYTEKLYLHANKLTGSIPPELGQMAQLHYLVLNDNHITGQIPPELGKLTNLFDLNVANNNLQGPIPDNISSCTNLNTLNVHGNRLNGTIPPALQRLESMTYLNLSSNNLRGSIPIELSRIGNLDTLDLSNNKFSGSIPSSLGDLEHLLKLNLSRNHMTGFIPAEFGNLRSVVDIDLSNNWLTGMIPQELSQLQNLFSLRLEHNNISGEVVSLINCLSLAVLNVSYNNLAGDIPTSNNFSRFSPDSFVGNPDLCGYWLNSPCHESRPTERVALSKAAILGIALGALVILLMILIAACRPYHPTPFLDGTLDKPVNYSTPKLVILNMNMALHVYEDIMRMTENLSEKYIIGYGASSTVYKCVLKNCKPVAIKRLYSHYPQCLKEFETELGTVGSIKHRNLVSLQGYSLSSSGNLLFYDYMENGSLWDLLHGPTTKKKKLDWEARIQIALGAAQGLAYLHHDCSPRIIHRDVKSSNILLDKDFEAHLTDFGIAKSLCTSKTHTSTCVMGTIGYIDPEYARTSRLTEKSDVYSYGIVLLELLTGRKAVDNECNLHQLILSKTANNAVMETVDPEITATCMDLGAVKKVFQLALLCTKRQPTDRPTMHEITRVLGSLVPSPTLPKQATLNPPSTTLSSVKAPCYMDEYANLKTPHMLNCPSMSTSDAQLFLKFGEVISQNSE from the exons ATGGCGTTTCGTTTTGACTTGTTGCTGCTTCTGGGTTTGCTCGTTTGTGTGAGCTTTGGTAATGTGGATTCAGATGAAG GAGCAACACTGCTGGAGATAAAGAAGTCGTTTAGGGATGTGGACAATGTTCTATACGACTGGAGAGACTCACCTTCTTTAGACTATTGTGTTTGGAGAGGCGTCACATGTGACAATGTCACCTTCAATGTCATAGCACT CAATCTATCAGGTCTAAATCTTGATGGAGAAATCTCACCTGCAATAGGAAATCTCAAGGGCCTCCAGTCCAT TGATTTGAGAGGGAACCGACTTTCAGGCCAGATCCCAGATGAGATTGGTGACTGTTCGTCGCTGAGATACCT GGACCTGTCCTTCAATGAGATATATGGAGACATCCCATTTTCAATATCCAAGTTGAAGCAACTGGAAAGCAT AATGTTGAAAAATAATCAGTTGATTGGACCACTCCCTTCAACACTGTCCCAGATTCCGAACCTGAAGATGTT AGACCTAGCCCAGAATAATCTCAGTGGGGAAATACCAAGGCTTATTTACTGGAATGAAGTTCTGCAATATCT TGGTTTGCGAGGGAACAATTTAGTTGGGAAACTTTCTCCAGATATGTGCCAGTTAACTGGGTTATGGTATTT TGATGTGCGAAACAACAGTTTGAGTGGTAGTATTCCTCAAAATATAGGGAACTGCACTGCCTTCCAAGTCTT GGACCTGTCCTATAACCAGCTAACTGGAGAGATTCCTTTCAACATTGGGTTCCTGCAAGTAGCCACCTT ATCATTGCAGGGTAATCAACTTTCTGGGCCTATCCCTTCCGTTATTGGCCTGATGCAGGCACTCGCTGTATT AGATTTGAGTGGCAACATGCTAAGTGGACCGATTCCTCCTATTCTGGGGAATTTGACTTATACAGAGAAATT GTACTTGCATGCCAACAAGCTTACAGGATCAATTCCCCCAGAGCTCGGACAAATGGCACAGCTTCATTATTT GGTGTTGAATGATAACCATATTACTGGACAAATTCCACCTGAACTTGGGAAGCTTACCAACTTGTTTGATCT AAATGTTGCTAACAACAATCTTCAAGGGCCTATCCCTGATAATATTAGCTCATGTACAAATCTCAACACCCT CAATGTGCATGGGAACAGATTGAATGGAACCATCCCGCCTGCTCTCCAGAGGCTGGAGAGTATGACTTATCT aaatctGTCCTCCAACAATCTTCGTGGCTCAATACCAATTGAGCTATCTCGGATTGGCAATTTGGATACTTT GGATCTTTCTAATAACAAGTTCAGTGGATCCATACCTTCTTCGCTTGGTGATTTGGAACATCTTCTTAAGCT GAATTTGAGTAGAAATCATATGACAGGATTTATTCCAGCAGAGTTTGGTAATCTAAGGAGTGTTGTGGACAT AGATCTTTCAAATAATTGGCTCACAGGAATGATTCCTCAGGAGCTCAGTCAGCTGCAGAATTTGTTCTCACT GAGGCTAGAGCATAACAATATATCAGGGGAAGTGGTGTCTTTGATCAATTGCCTCAGTCTTGCAGTGCT AAATGTGTCTTATAACAACCTGGCGGGAGATATTCCCACATCCAATAACTTCTCAAGGTTTTCACCCGACAG CTTTGTTGGAAATCCTGATCTTTGTGGCTATTGGCTCAATTCTCCGTGTCATGAGTCCCGTCCAACAGAGAGAG TTGCATTATCTAAAGCGGCTATCCTGGGAATTGCTCTTGGTGCCCTTGTGATTCTTCTCATGATCCTTATTGCCGCCTGCCGCCCTTACCATCCAACTCCTTTTCTTGACGGTACACTTGACAAACCAG TCAATTACTCAACACCAAAGCTAGTGATTCTTAACATGAATATGGCACTTCATGTGTATGAGGATATCATGAGGATGACTGAAAACTTGAGTGAGAAGTATATAATTGGTTATGGCGCATCAAGCACGGTATACAAATGTGTTCTTAAGAATTGTAAGCCAGTGGCGATCAAGAGACTCTACTCTCATTATCCACAGTGCTTGAAGGAATTTGAGACAGAACTTGGAACAGTTGGCAGCATCAAGCATCGAAATCTAGTCAGCCTCCAAGGATACTCCTTGTCATCTTCTGGAAACCTTCTCTTTTATGATTACATGGAAAATGGCAGTCTCTGGGATCTCCTTCATG GCCCAactaccaagaagaagaagcttgaCTGGGAAGCTCGTATCCAGATAGCACTCGGAGCAGCCCAAGGGCTTGCCTATCTCCATCATGATTGTAGTCCACGTATCATACACAGGGATGTAAAGTCGTCTAACATTCTGTTGGACAAGGATTTCGAGGCTCATTTAACTGATTTTGGTATTGCCAAGAGCTTATGCACGTCAAAGACCCATACATCTACTTGCGTAATGGGCACCATTGGCTACATAGACCCTGAGTATGCTCGAACTTCCCGCCTCACTGAGAAGTCGGACGTTTATAGTTATGGGATTGTCCTGCTGGAGTTGCTAACAGGAAGGAAGGCTGTAGACAATGAATGCAATCTCCATCAATTG ATCTTATCAAAGACAGCGAACAATGCTGTGATGGAAACTGTTGATCCAGAGATCACGGCCACATGCATGGACCTTGGAGCAGTGAAGAAGGTTTTTCAGCTTGCACTCCTATGCACAAAGAGGCAGCCAACAGACCGGCCAACTATGCATGAAATAACACGAGTTTTGGGTAGCCTTGTGCCATCACCTACACTGCCGAAACAAGCAACCCTCAATCCTCCATCCACTACACTCTCATCTGTCAAAGCGCCGTGCTACATGGATGAGTATGCAAACCTCAAAACCCCACACATGCTCAATTGCCCATCTATGAGTACCTCAGACGCTCAGCTCTTTCTCAAGTTTGGAGAGGTAATTTCTCAGAACAGTGAGTGA